A genomic region of [Eubacterium] eligens ATCC 27750 contains the following coding sequences:
- a CDS encoding glycosyltransferase family 4 protein, which yields MKDYLLGAENTVMKKLKIAVDARTLGSRPSGVGMYLNDFLEQLITYDEFEWILFTDVKESEYIKRFEARGIKVIEWGKPVYKSVGVYAYFAFVKKELKQVKPDIFWEVNSIIPINLSGSFKTLITIHDMFPIQYVRYFGKIYSYYFKFNLGVTLRHTDMILYNSEQTKDDTEMYFPKAKKIPSCNAYIISNPLTRYVPPKDENYFLYVGNMEKRKGVDILIKAYRRYREEGGTRPLILAGKMQEDDIEQLLETALTEVEGLTYLGYVSHTTRYDLYNNCSCFVFPSMAEGFGMPILEVMKHNKPILASNLKIFDEVVGDCVERFSLAGDDDDKVISLANGMKNIDKKINSGLVDENAYRHALDKYTPERLGGMVRDFINSQMNNR from the coding sequence ATGAAAGATTATTTATTGGGGGCAGAGAATACAGTTATGAAGAAATTAAAGATTGCTGTTGATGCAAGAACTTTAGGCAGCAGACCAAGCGGTGTGGGCATGTATCTTAATGACTTCTTAGAACAGCTCATAACATATGATGAATTTGAATGGATTCTTTTTACAGATGTTAAAGAGAGTGAATATATTAAGAGATTTGAGGCTAGAGGAATCAAGGTTATTGAATGGGGAAAGCCTGTATATAAAAGTGTCGGAGTGTATGCATATTTTGCATTTGTTAAGAAGGAATTAAAGCAGGTGAAACCGGATATATTCTGGGAGGTTAATTCGATTATACCTATTAATCTTAGTGGAAGCTTTAAGACACTTATTACAATACACGATATGTTTCCTATTCAGTATGTAAGATACTTTGGAAAAATATACAGCTATTATTTTAAGTTTAATCTTGGTGTGACTTTAAGACATACAGATATGATTCTGTATAATTCGGAGCAGACTAAGGATGATACAGAGATGTATTTTCCAAAGGCTAAGAAGATTCCAAGCTGCAATGCCTACATTATATCTAATCCGCTTACAAGATATGTACCGCCTAAGGATGAGAATTATTTCTTGTATGTAGGTAATATGGAGAAGCGTAAGGGCGTTGATATCCTTATTAAAGCGTACAGAAGATACAGGGAAGAAGGCGGAACAAGACCTCTTATTCTTGCTGGTAAGATGCAGGAGGATGATATTGAGCAGCTTCTTGAGACTGCACTTACAGAGGTTGAAGGTCTTACTTATCTTGGTTATGTATCACACACTACAAGATATGACCTGTATAACAACTGCTCATGCTTTGTGTTTCCTTCCATGGCAGAAGGCTTCGGAATGCCTATATTAGAGGTAATGAAGCATAATAAGCCAATACTTGCAAGTAATCTTAAAATATTTGACGAGGTAGTAGGTGACTGTGTGGAAAGATTCAGTCTTGCCGGTGATGATGATGATAAGGTTATAAGTCTTGCGAATGGAATGAAGAATATAGATAAGAAGATTAATTCTGGACTTGTTGATGAGAATGCATACAGACATGCGTTGGACAAGTATACACCGGAAAGACTTGGTGGTATGGTGAGAGACTTTATTAACAGCCAGATGAATAACAGATAG
- the rfbA gene encoding glucose-1-phosphate thymidylyltransferase RfbA — MKGIILAGGSGTRLYPLTMVTSKQLLPIYDKPMIYYPLSVLMSAGIRDILIISTPQDTPRFKELLKDGSQFGVNLTYAVQPSPDGLAQAFIIGEEFIGDDTVAMVLGDNIFAGHGLKKRLKAAVENAESGKGATVFGYYVDDPERFGIVEFNNEGKAVSIEEKPAQPKSNYCVTGLYFYDNKVVEYAKNLKPSARGELEITDLNRIYLDKGTLNVELLGQGFTWLDTGTHESLVEATNFVKTVETHQHRKIACLEEIAYLNGWINKDDVLKVYEVLKKNQYGQYLKDVLDGKYVDKLHE, encoded by the coding sequence ATGAAGGGTATTATTTTAGCTGGTGGTTCTGGCACACGCCTTTACCCACTCACAATGGTAACTAGTAAACAGCTTCTTCCAATCTATGATAAGCCAATGATTTATTATCCACTCTCAGTTCTTATGAGTGCTGGTATCAGAGATATTCTTATCATCTCTACACCACAGGATACTCCTAGATTCAAAGAGCTTTTAAAGGACGGAAGCCAGTTCGGTGTCAACCTTACTTACGCTGTACAGCCAAGCCCGGACGGACTTGCACAGGCATTTATTATCGGTGAGGAATTCATCGGTGATGACACTGTTGCCATGGTTCTTGGTGATAATATATTTGCAGGTCACGGTCTTAAGAAGAGACTTAAGGCAGCTGTTGAGAATGCTGAATCAGGAAAGGGTGCAACAGTATTTGGTTACTATGTTGATGATCCTGAAAGATTTGGTATTGTTGAATTTAATAATGAAGGAAAGGCCGTATCTATCGAGGAAAAGCCAGCACAGCCTAAGAGCAACTACTGTGTAACAGGTCTTTACTTCTATGACAACAAGGTTGTTGAATACGCTAAGAACTTAAAGCCATCTGCAAGAGGCGAGCTTGAGATTACTGATCTTAACCGTATCTACTTAGATAAGGGTACTTTAAATGTAGAGCTTCTCGGTCAGGGATTTACATGGCTTGATACAGGAACACATGAAAGTCTTGTAGAAGCTACTAACTTTGTTAAGACTGTTGAGACTCATCAGCACAGAAAGATTGCATGTCTTGAAGAAATCGCTTACTTAAACGGCTGGATTAACAAAGATGACGTCCTCAAGGTATATGAAGTATTAAAGAAGAACCAGTATGGTCAGTACTTAAAGGATGTCTTAGACGGCAAATATGTCGACAAGCTTCATGAATAA
- a CDS encoding MerR family transcriptional regulator, whose translation MHKEGYYSSGEFAKKANVSVRTIRYYDQQNILKPSLLTDEGVRFYTDSDFTRLQQILLLKYLGFTLDDIRNMTIGDSDYHVLKNSLELQKRMIQDKIAQMQLVCKAIEETEDSIKEGKGVDWSNMLEIIHLTNMEDSMKNQYINAGNISARINLHNRFSVNKQGWFPWVYEQCGIVKGMRILEIGCGDGTLWVDNIGQLAMTGKRNEFSGKKKNIYIELTDISEGMISDARRNIKKATESWKERDIDVSFRFRVASCEKTGAKDESYDLVIANHVLFYCKNVNKALDEIVRVLKPGGVLVCSTYGSRHMQEISRLVSGYDKRIALEADKLFEKFGLDNGDKILKKHFSDVERRDYKDALVVDEAEPLVDYILSCHGNQKEYLVDKYTDFKKYVEKKLVKPMTITKEAGVFVCRK comes from the coding sequence ATGCATAAAGAGGGATATTATTCTTCAGGGGAATTTGCGAAGAAAGCAAATGTTTCGGTAAGGACTATAAGATATTATGACCAGCAGAACATATTAAAGCCATCACTTCTTACTGATGAGGGAGTGAGATTTTATACGGATTCAGATTTTACAAGGTTACAGCAGATATTATTGCTTAAATATCTTGGATTTACACTGGATGATATAAGAAATATGACAATTGGTGATTCAGATTATCATGTGCTAAAGAATTCACTTGAACTTCAAAAGCGAATGATACAGGACAAGATTGCACAGATGCAGCTTGTATGTAAAGCTATTGAAGAAACAGAAGACTCTATTAAAGAGGGAAAAGGAGTTGACTGGAGTAATATGCTGGAGATTATCCATCTTACTAATATGGAAGACAGCATGAAGAATCAGTACATTAATGCTGGAAATATATCTGCAAGAATTAATCTTCATAACAGGTTTTCAGTTAATAAACAGGGATGGTTTCCGTGGGTATATGAGCAGTGTGGTATTGTTAAGGGGATGAGAATTCTTGAGATTGGGTGTGGTGATGGAACATTGTGGGTTGACAATATAGGTCAGCTTGCCATGACAGGAAAGAGAAATGAATTTTCAGGGAAGAAAAAAAACATATATATAGAGCTTACAGATATATCAGAAGGCATGATAAGTGATGCGAGAAGAAATATAAAAAAAGCAACAGAGAGCTGGAAGGAAAGAGATATTGATGTGTCATTCAGGTTCAGAGTGGCTTCATGCGAAAAGACAGGGGCAAAAGATGAATCGTATGATCTGGTGATTGCTAATCATGTGCTGTTTTATTGTAAAAATGTCAATAAGGCACTTGATGAAATTGTGAGGGTGTTAAAGCCTGGAGGAGTGCTTGTGTGCAGTACATATGGCAGCAGGCATATGCAGGAGATAAGCCGCCTTGTGTCGGGATATGATAAGAGAATTGCACTTGAAGCAGATAAGCTTTTTGAAAAATTCGGACTTGATAATGGAGATAAGATATTAAAAAAACATTTTTCAGATGTTGAGAGAAGAGATTATAAAGATGCGCTTGTTGTTGATGAAGCAGAACCGCTGGTAGATTATATACTATCATGTCATGGCAATCAGAAAGAGTACCTTGTGGATAAGTATACAGATTTTAAAAAATATGTAGAGAAAAAGCTTGTGAAACCTATGACAATAACCAAAGAGGCTGGTGTATTTGTGTGTAGAAAATAA
- a CDS encoding glycosyltransferase family 4 protein: MGLSKFFLNTGEALRPVLTKIIPMKLLSKMKAGIINNATDKLSADSIEKYEAGRYKCGANIIGNIKGDNGLGQSARIMCRLLDENKEPHVIRDFFVPPGGSRSNDTYDDRFTEELPFDVNIIHVNASEFMVAYLSLGKEVWDYRYNIGYWAWELETFPEEWLPAFKLVDEVWTPSDFVTNTLKKYTDKPVITVPHCVAPQTDTVKFDRKHFNLPEDKFLFLVMYNSGSVMERKNPLAAIKAFKEAFCKDEQMKEKYKDVGLVIKISEAELSAEDEKIIGSVIEDCDNIYYMCGHMGRCEVNTLLADVDVYVSLHRSEGFGLVMAESMYVGTPVIATDWSGNTEFMNSDTACMVGYDMIELDKDYEPFKKGNVWADAHVDEAADYMRRLYEDKDFYERIAGNGQKYAREHLAYKRSADIVSERLKKIHGEN, encoded by the coding sequence ATGGGTTTATCAAAATTTTTTCTTAATACGGGAGAAGCATTGAGACCGGTGCTGACAAAGATTATTCCTATGAAGCTTTTAAGTAAGATGAAAGCAGGGATAATTAATAATGCCACAGACAAGCTGTCGGCTGATTCTATTGAAAAATATGAGGCAGGAAGATACAAATGTGGTGCCAATATAATAGGTAATATTAAGGGCGATAACGGACTTGGACAAAGCGCAAGAATTATGTGCAGGCTGCTTGATGAGAATAAAGAACCTCATGTTATAAGGGATTTCTTTGTTCCACCAGGAGGTTCAAGAAGCAATGATACGTATGATGACAGATTCACAGAGGAGCTTCCTTTTGATGTGAATATTATTCATGTTAATGCAAGTGAATTCATGGTAGCATATTTAAGCCTTGGAAAAGAAGTATGGGATTACAGATATAACATAGGATACTGGGCATGGGAGCTGGAGACATTTCCAGAAGAGTGGCTTCCGGCATTCAAGCTTGTTGATGAAGTCTGGACACCGTCTGATTTTGTTACGAATACTTTGAAGAAATACACAGACAAGCCTGTAATAACAGTTCCGCACTGTGTTGCACCGCAGACGGATACTGTGAAGTTTGATAGAAAGCATTTTAATCTTCCAGAAGATAAGTTCTTATTCCTTGTAATGTATAACAGTGGAAGCGTTATGGAAAGAAAGAATCCGCTTGCCGCTATTAAAGCATTTAAAGAAGCGTTCTGCAAAGATGAACAGATGAAAGAAAAATACAAGGATGTCGGACTTGTTATCAAGATAAGCGAGGCAGAATTATCTGCAGAAGATGAAAAGATTATTGGTTCTGTAATAGAGGACTGCGATAACATTTATTATATGTGCGGTCATATGGGAAGATGTGAGGTTAATACACTTCTTGCAGATGTGGATGTGTATGTTTCGCTCCACCGTTCAGAAGGCTTCGGACTTGTTATGGCTGAGTCAATGTATGTTGGTACACCTGTTATTGCAACTGACTGGTCGGGCAATACAGAGTTTATGAACAGTGATACAGCATGCATGGTCGGTTACGACATGATAGAGCTTGATAAGGACTATGAGCCGTTCAAGAAGGGCAATGTATGGGCTGATGCACATGTTGATGAGGCAGCAGACTATATGAGAAGGCTTTATGAGGATAAGGATTTCTACGAAAGAATTGCTGGGAATGGTCAGAAATATGCAAGGGAACATCTGGCGTATAAGCGTTCTGCGGATATTGTCAGCGAGAGGTTAAAGAAAATTCATGGAGAGAATTGA
- the rfbB gene encoding dTDP-glucose 4,6-dehydratase — protein sequence MTIIVTGGAGFIGSNFIFHMLNKYPDYRIICLDCLTYAGNLSTLEPVMSNPNFRFVKESITDREAVYKLFEEEHPDMVVNFAAESHVDRSIENPEVFLITNILGTQVLMDACRKYGIQRYHQVSTDEVYGDLPLDRPDLFFTEETPIHTSSPYSSSKAGADLLVLAYHRTYGLPVTISRCSNNYGPYHFPEKLIPLMIANALNDKPLPVYGEGLNVRDWLYVEDHCKAIDLIIHKGRVGEVYNVGGHNEKRNIDIVKLICKELGKPESLIVHVGDRKGHDMRYAIDPTKIHNELGWLPETKFEDGIKKTIQWYLDNKEWWETIISGEYQNYYEKMYSNR from the coding sequence ATGACAATTATTGTTACCGGTGGAGCCGGATTTATCGGAAGTAACTTTATATTTCACATGTTAAACAAATACCCAGACTACAGAATCATCTGTCTTGACTGCCTCACATATGCAGGTAATCTTTCAACTCTTGAGCCTGTTATGTCTAACCCTAACTTCAGATTCGTTAAGGAAAGCATCACAGACCGCGAAGCTGTTTACAAACTTTTCGAAGAAGAGCATCCAGATATGGTTGTAAACTTCGCTGCTGAATCACACGTTGACCGTTCTATCGAGAACCCGGAAGTTTTCCTTATAACTAATATTCTTGGTACACAGGTTCTTATGGATGCCTGCAGAAAGTACGGTATTCAGAGATACCATCAGGTATCTACTGATGAAGTATACGGCGATCTTCCACTTGACAGACCTGACCTTTTCTTCACAGAAGAGACACCAATCCATACATCAAGCCCATACAGCTCATCAAAGGCTGGCGCAGATTTACTTGTTCTTGCTTACCACAGAACTTATGGACTTCCTGTTACTATTTCAAGATGCTCTAATAACTATGGACCATACCACTTCCCAGAGAAGCTTATCCCTCTTATGATTGCTAATGCTCTTAACGATAAGCCACTTCCAGTTTATGGCGAAGGTCTTAACGTTCGTGACTGGCTCTATGTTGAGGATCACTGCAAGGCTATCGACCTTATCATCCACAAGGGACGTGTTGGTGAAGTATACAACGTTGGTGGACACAACGAGAAGAGAAATATTGATATCGTTAAGCTTATCTGCAAGGAGCTTGGCAAGCCTGAATCACTTATCGTTCATGTAGGTGACAGAAAGGGACATGATATGCGTTACGCTATCGACCCAACTAAGATTCACAATGAATTAGGATGGCTTCCAGAAACTAAGTTTGAAGATGGTATCAAGAAGACAATTCAGTGGTATCTTGATAATAAGGAATGGTGGGAGACAATCATTTCTGGCGAATATCAGAACTACTATGAGAAAATGTATAGCAACCGCTAA